One genomic region from Jilunia laotingensis encodes:
- a CDS encoding MotA/TolQ/ExbB proton channel family protein: MNTLLLLAQGAANMADSLATANPVLTPVGTPAEMNMLDMAIKGGWIMIVLAVLSVGCFYILFERMYVLRKVNKEDPMFMDKIKDYIHSGEIKAAINYCRTVDTPSARMIEKGISRLGRPVNDVQAAIENVGNIEVAKLEKGLPVMATIAGGAPMLGFLGTVTGMVRAFYNMANAGSGNIDITLLSGGIYEAMITTVGGLIVGIIAMFAYNYLVMLVDRVVNKMESKTMAFMDLLNEPAQK; the protein is encoded by the coding sequence ATGAATACATTGTTATTATTAGCCCAAGGGGCTGCAAATATGGCCGATTCACTGGCTACAGCCAATCCGGTACTTACCCCTGTAGGTACACCGGCAGAGATGAATATGCTCGATATGGCAATTAAGGGCGGCTGGATCATGATTGTACTTGCCGTGTTGTCTGTCGGATGTTTTTATATCTTGTTTGAAAGAATGTACGTCCTGCGGAAAGTCAACAAGGAGGATCCTATGTTTATGGATAAGATTAAAGATTATATCCATAGTGGTGAGATAAAGGCAGCTATCAATTATTGCCGTACCGTCGATACACCGTCTGCCCGAATGATTGAGAAAGGCATCAGCCGCTTGGGGCGTCCGGTAAATGATGTACAGGCCGCTATAGAAAATGTAGGAAATATAGAGGTAGCCAAGTTGGAGAAAGGTCTACCCGTAATGGCGACTATCGCAGGTGGGGCACCTATGCTGGGTTTTCTTGGGACAGTGACAGGCATGGTGCGTGCCTTTTACAATATGGCTAATGCTGGAAGTGGCAATATTGATATAACCTTGTTGTCCGGTGGTATCTATGAAGCAATGATTACTACGGTGGGTGGTCTTATCGTAGGTATTATTGCTATGTTCGCTTACAATTACCTGGTTATGCTGGTAGATCGGGTTGTTAACAAGATGGAGTCGAAAACGATGGCTTTCATGGATTTACTCAATGAACCGGCACAGAAATAA
- a CDS encoding 2-C-methyl-D-erythritol 4-phosphate cytidylyltransferase, whose amino-acid sequence MTRTALIVAGGKGLRMGSDLPKQFLPIGGKPVLMHTIEAFHRFDKEIRIVLVLPREQQPYWKELCVKHQFAIDHIIANGGETRFHSVKNGLHYAEPGLVGIHDGVRPFVSQEVIGRCYEMALAKRAVIPVINVVETVRHLTETGSETVNRDDYKLVQTPQVFDTALLKEAYAQEYTPSFTDDASVVEAMGIPVYLTEGNRENIKITTPFDLKISSALIECSI is encoded by the coding sequence ATGACTCGTACCGCTTTGATTGTGGCTGGTGGAAAGGGGTTGCGTATGGGGAGTGATCTCCCCAAACAATTTCTTCCTATCGGGGGTAAGCCCGTATTGATGCATACTATCGAAGCATTTCACCGTTTTGACAAAGAGATAAGAATTGTTCTTGTATTGCCAAGGGAACAACAGCCATACTGGAAAGAACTTTGCGTTAAACACCAGTTTGCAATAGACCATATTATTGCCAATGGCGGTGAAACACGCTTTCATTCCGTGAAAAACGGACTTCATTATGCGGAACCGGGGTTGGTAGGCATTCATGACGGTGTGCGTCCATTTGTTTCGCAAGAAGTAATCGGACGCTGTTATGAGATGGCATTGGCAAAAAGAGCGGTTATTCCAGTGATCAATGTGGTTGAAACGGTGCGGCATTTGACGGAAACGGGCAGCGAGACCGTGAATCGTGACGATTATAAGCTGGTACAAACTCCGCAAGTGTTTGACACTGCTCTTCTAAAAGAGGCATATGCGCAGGAGTACACTCCATCTTTTACAGACGACGCGTCTGTAGTAGAAGCCATGGGGATACCCGTATACCTCACTGAGGGCAATCGTGAAAACATAAAAATAACCACTCCTTTCGACTTGAAAATAAGCAGTGCTTTGATAGAATGTTCGATCTGA
- a CDS encoding TonB family protein translates to MDRKKKGEYVGMLGAVLVHVAFIALLILVSFTVPDSQEEGGVPVMMGDVDLAKGNYDPSTMVDVDVLPPEEVLEAEPQETVEEEMITQTEEETVTIKPKAEPKKEKPKEVKKPEKTAAEKAAEAKRLAEAKAEQERKAAAEAAAKRVSGAFGKGAQMGGSKGTAESGTGVEGSKNGNSSTGATTGTGGYGTFDLGGRSIGEGGLPRPIYNVQEEGRVVVSITVNPAGHVIATSINRQTNTVNAALRKAAEDAAKKARFNAVDGINNQTGTITYYFNLR, encoded by the coding sequence ATGGACAGAAAGAAAAAGGGTGAATATGTAGGTATGCTGGGTGCTGTGTTGGTGCATGTGGCCTTCATTGCTCTTTTGATTCTGGTGAGTTTCACTGTGCCCGATAGTCAGGAAGAGGGAGGTGTCCCCGTGATGATGGGAGATGTGGATCTTGCAAAAGGAAATTATGATCCTTCTACGATGGTAGATGTCGATGTGCTTCCACCGGAGGAAGTTCTCGAAGCTGAACCACAGGAAACAGTGGAGGAAGAGATGATCACTCAGACGGAAGAGGAGACCGTAACAATAAAACCGAAGGCCGAACCAAAGAAAGAAAAACCGAAAGAGGTGAAGAAACCTGAGAAGACCGCTGCCGAGAAAGCTGCGGAGGCGAAACGGCTGGCTGAAGCAAAAGCAGAACAAGAACGGAAAGCAGCCGCTGAAGCTGCTGCCAAACGTGTTTCTGGCGCTTTTGGAAAAGGTGCCCAAATGGGAGGAAGTAAAGGTACGGCAGAAAGTGGAACCGGAGTGGAAGGTAGTAAAAACGGTAATTCCTCGACAGGTGCCACGACTGGTACGGGAGGTTATGGAACATTTGACCTCGGAGGGCGTTCTATAGGTGAAGGCGGTCTGCCCCGGCCTATATATAATGTACAAGAGGAAGGTCGTGTGGTCGTATCAATCACGGTGAACCCAGCAGGACATGTAATTGCCACCAGTATTAACCGCCAGACCAATACGGTGAATGCCGCACTACGAAAGGCTGCTGAAGACGCTGCGAAGAAAGCTCGTTTCAACGCTGTAGACGGCATTAATAACCAAACCGGTACGATTACATACTATTTTAATTTGAGATAA
- the ndk gene encoding nucleoside-diphosphate kinase: protein MIEKTLVILKPGTLQRALVGEVLHRFERKGLRLAGMKMIKLTDEVLSEHYSHLSAKPFFQRVKDSMMTAPVIVCCFEGVDAIQTVRTLAGPTNGRLAAPGTIRGDYSMSFQENIVHASDSPETAAVELTRFFKPEEIFDYKQATFDYLYANDEY, encoded by the coding sequence ATGATTGAGAAAACACTGGTCATTCTAAAACCTGGTACCCTTCAACGGGCATTGGTAGGTGAAGTTCTTCATCGTTTCGAGCGTAAGGGATTACGTCTGGCCGGTATGAAGATGATTAAACTGACAGATGAAGTTTTAAGCGAGCATTATTCCCACCTGAGTGCGAAACCGTTCTTTCAGCGAGTGAAAGATTCAATGATGACAGCTCCTGTCATTGTTTGTTGTTTTGAAGGTGTGGACGCAATTCAAACAGTTCGCACGTTGGCTGGCCCGACGAACGGACGTCTGGCAGCACCGGGTACCATCCGTGGTGATTATAGCATGAGTTTCCAAGAGAACATCGTTCATGCTTCCGATTCACCGGAAACCGCTGCGGTCGAGTTAACCAGATTCTTTAAACCAGAAGAAATATTCGACTACAAGCAGGCTACATTCGATTACCTGTACGCGAATGACGAATATTAA
- a CDS encoding SPOR domain-containing protein, which yields MRIILLLLLSVFAVNMQSQNIVKSLERYVPGQGKVTIHQDPRIEALLGTEHKVGGDQTVLKSSGYRVQVYAGNNSRAARSEATHVASKVNEYFPDLKTYTFFTSPRWLCRVGDFRSIEEADAMMRKLRATGIFREVSIVKDQINIPL from the coding sequence ATGCGTATTATTTTACTTTTGTTGCTATCTGTTTTTGCTGTCAACATGCAGTCTCAGAACATTGTGAAGAGTCTGGAACGTTATGTTCCGGGACAGGGAAAGGTGACTATTCACCAGGATCCTCGTATTGAAGCTTTGTTAGGAACCGAACATAAGGTTGGCGGTGATCAGACTGTGCTGAAATCGTCAGGATATCGTGTACAGGTATATGCCGGAAACAATTCCCGTGCTGCCCGTAGCGAAGCCACTCATGTAGCTTCGAAAGTGAATGAATATTTTCCGGATTTGAAGACCTATACGTTTTTCACATCCCCCCGTTGGTTGTGCCGTGTCGGTGATTTCCGCAGTATCGAAGAAGCGGATGCCATGATGCGCAAGTTGAGAGCCACCGGCATTTTCAGGGAAGTGTCCATTGTCAAAGATCAAATAAATATTCCTTTATAA
- the recG gene encoding ATP-dependent DNA helicase RecG produces the protein MFDLTTRDIKYISGVGPQKATVLNKELSIFSVHDLIYYFPYKYVDRSRIYYIHEIDGNMPYIQLKGQILGFETIGEGRQRRLIAHFSDGTGVVDLVWFQGIKFIIGKYKVHEEYIVFGKPTVFGGRINLAHPDIDKTSELKLTAAGLQPYYITTEKMKRSFLNSHAIAKMMVSVLQQIQEPLPETLSPKILSDHHLMPLTDALRNIHFPVNPEHQRKAEYRLKFEELFYVQLNILRYAKDRQRKYRGYVFETVGEIFNTFYSRNLPFELTGAQKRVLKEIRQDVGSGRQMNRLLQGDVGSGKTLVALMSMLLALDNGYQACMMAPTEILANQHYETIKELLYGMNVRVELLTGSVKGKKREAILAALLTGDVHILIGTHAVIEDTVHFSSLGFVVIDEQHRFGVAQRARLWSKNVQPPHVLVMTATPIPRTLAMTLYGDLDVSVIDELPPGRKPIATFHQFDNRRESLYQSVHKQIAEGRQVYIVYPLIKESEKSDMKNLEEGFLHICEEFPDCRVCKVHGKMKPAEKDEQMQLFVSGEAQIMVATTVIEVGVNVPNASVMIIENAERFGLSQLHQLRGRVGRGADQSYCILVTNYKLTEETRKRLEIMVRTNDGFEIAEADLKLRGPGDLEGTQQSGVAFDLKIADIARDGQLLQYVRGIAESIVETDPESRNPENDILWQQLRALRKTNVNWASIS, from the coding sequence ATGTTCGATCTGACTACTCGTGACATAAAATATATATCAGGCGTAGGCCCGCAAAAAGCTACCGTACTCAACAAGGAGTTGAGCATTTTCTCCGTACACGATCTTATCTATTATTTTCCTTATAAATATGTCGATCGTAGCCGTATTTATTATATCCATGAGATAGACGGAAACATGCCCTATATACAGTTGAAGGGGCAAATTTTGGGCTTTGAAACCATTGGTGAAGGTCGTCAACGGAGATTGATCGCCCATTTCTCCGATGGTACCGGAGTGGTCGATTTGGTGTGGTTCCAAGGAATCAAGTTCATTATCGGCAAATATAAAGTTCATGAGGAATACATAGTATTTGGCAAGCCCACCGTGTTCGGTGGTAGAATTAATCTTGCCCATCCCGACATAGACAAAACTTCGGAACTGAAACTGACAGCGGCAGGGCTGCAACCTTATTATATCACAACTGAGAAGATGAAGCGCAGCTTCCTCAACTCGCATGCCATTGCCAAGATGATGGTTTCCGTGCTTCAACAGATACAAGAACCCTTGCCGGAAACATTATCCCCAAAAATCTTGTCCGACCATCACCTCATGCCGCTTACCGACGCCCTGCGAAATATTCATTTTCCTGTCAACCCGGAGCATCAAAGAAAGGCGGAGTACCGTCTGAAATTTGAAGAACTGTTTTATGTGCAGTTAAACATCCTACGATATGCCAAGGACAGGCAACGGAAATACAGGGGTTATGTATTCGAGACGGTAGGCGAGATATTCAATACTTTTTATTCCCGCAATCTTCCCTTTGAATTGACCGGTGCGCAAAAACGAGTATTGAAGGAGATTCGCCAGGATGTCGGTTCAGGCCGTCAAATGAATCGTTTGCTGCAAGGAGATGTGGGAAGTGGAAAGACGTTGGTGGCATTGATGAGCATGTTGCTCGCCTTGGACAATGGATATCAGGCTTGTATGATGGCACCTACGGAAATTCTTGCAAACCAGCATTATGAGACGATCAAGGAATTACTTTACGGGATGAATGTCCGGGTAGAACTGCTTACGGGTTCTGTAAAAGGCAAAAAGAGAGAAGCGATACTTGCCGCCTTGCTGACCGGTGATGTGCATATCCTGATCGGCACTCATGCCGTCATTGAAGATACGGTTCATTTTTCTTCCCTCGGCTTTGTCGTAATTGACGAACAGCATCGTTTCGGAGTGGCCCAGCGGGCACGGTTATGGAGCAAAAATGTTCAGCCGCCTCATGTGCTGGTTATGACAGCTACGCCTATTCCACGTACATTGGCGATGACTTTATATGGAGACCTGGATGTCTCTGTGATAGACGAACTTCCTCCCGGACGCAAACCGATTGCAACCTTTCATCAGTTCGATAATCGGCGTGAAAGCCTTTATCAATCGGTTCATAAACAGATTGCCGAAGGAAGGCAAGTCTATATTGTTTATCCGCTTATCAAGGAGAGTGAGAAGAGTGATATGAAGAATCTGGAAGAGGGATTCCTGCATATCTGTGAGGAATTTCCGGACTGCCGCGTCTGTAAAGTGCATGGCAAGATGAAGCCTGCCGAAAAGGACGAGCAGATGCAGCTTTTCGTCTCGGGTGAAGCCCAGATTATGGTAGCTACCACCGTGATAGAAGTGGGGGTGAATGTGCCGAACGCCTCGGTGATGATCATAGAGAATGCGGAACGTTTCGGACTGTCGCAACTGCACCAACTTCGCGGTCGTGTGGGACGTGGTGCCGATCAATCCTATTGCATTCTGGTAACGAACTATAAACTGACGGAAGAAACCCGGAAAAGGCTTGAAATCATGGTACGTACCAATGATGGCTTTGAGATAGCCGAAGCCGACCTGAAATTGCGCGGACCGGGGGATTTGGAAGGTACCCAGCAGAGCGGTGTTGCTTTTGACTTGAAGATAGCCGATATTGCCCGTGACGGACAATTGCTGCAATACGTACGTGGTATTGCTGAAAGCATCGTGGAAACTGATCCTGAATCGCGCAACCCGGAGAATGATATTCTTTGGCAACAACTGAGGGCACTCCGTAAGACGAACGTTAATTGGGCTTCGATAAGCTGA
- the tpiA gene encoding triose-phosphate isomerase yields MRKNIVAGNWKMNKTLQEGVALAKELNEALVADKPNCDVVICTPFIHLASVTPIVDAAVIGVGAENCADKESGAYTGEVSAAMVASTGAKYVILGHSERRAYYGETVEILKEKVKLALANGLTPIFCIGEVLEEREANKQNEVVAAQLASVFDLSAEDFAKIILAYEPVWAIGTGKTATPDQAQEIHAFIRSCVAGKYGKEIADNTSILYGGSCKPSNAKELFANPDVDGGLIGGAALKVADFKGIIDAFK; encoded by the coding sequence ATGAGAAAGAACATTGTTGCAGGAAACTGGAAGATGAACAAAACCCTCCAAGAGGGCGTTGCTTTGGCAAAAGAACTGAATGAAGCATTGGTTGCTGACAAACCTAATTGCGATGTAGTGATCTGTACGCCATTCATCCACTTGGCTTCTGTCACTCCTATCGTTGACGCTGCTGTGATTGGCGTAGGTGCAGAAAACTGTGCCGACAAGGAATCAGGAGCTTACACAGGAGAAGTGTCAGCCGCTATGGTTGCTTCGACCGGTGCAAAATACGTTATTTTGGGCCACTCGGAACGCCGCGCTTATTATGGTGAGACAGTCGAGATCCTGAAAGAGAAAGTGAAATTGGCTTTAGCTAACGGTCTGACTCCTATCTTCTGCATTGGCGAAGTGTTGGAAGAGCGTGAGGCCAACAAGCAGAATGAAGTGGTTGCCGCACAGCTGGCTTCCGTATTCGATCTGTCTGCCGAAGATTTTGCAAAGATTATTTTGGCTTACGAACCAGTTTGGGCTATCGGAACTGGCAAGACTGCCACTCCTGACCAGGCTCAGGAAATCCATGCGTTCATCCGTTCTTGCGTTGCCGGAAAATATGGTAAAGAGATCGCTGACAATACTTCTATCCTTTATGGTGGAAGCTGCAAGCCTTCTAACGCAAAAGAACTGTTTGCCAACCCGGACGTTGACGGTGGTTTGATCGGTGGCGCTGCTTTGAAGGTTGCCGATTTCAAGGGAATTATCGATGCGTTTAAATAA
- a CDS encoding ExbD/TolR family protein, protein MSLKRRAKISPSFSMASMTDVIFLLLIFFMITSTVVSPNAIKVLLPQGKQQTSAKPLTRVIIDKDLNFYAAFGNEKEHSLTLEELTPFLQSCADKEPEMFVALYADETVPYREIVKVLNIANENHFKMVLATRPPETNN, encoded by the coding sequence ATGTCATTAAAACGAAGAGCTAAAATATCGCCTAGTTTCAGTATGGCGTCCATGACGGATGTCATATTCCTGTTGCTGATCTTTTTTATGATTACTTCTACGGTCGTGTCGCCTAATGCGATTAAGGTTTTACTCCCACAGGGAAAACAGCAGACTTCTGCGAAGCCTTTGACTAGGGTAATTATTGATAAAGACTTGAATTTCTACGCAGCTTTTGGAAATGAAAAGGAACATTCCCTGACGTTGGAAGAGTTGACTCCTTTTCTGCAAAGTTGTGCTGACAAAGAGCCTGAAATGTTTGTGGCACTATATGCAGATGAAACAGTACCCTACCGTGAGATTGTGAAAGTACTAAATATTGCGAACGAGAATCATTTTAAAATGGTGCTGGCTACCCGCCCGCCTGAAACGAATAATTAG
- a CDS encoding M23 family metallopeptidase codes for MNFNCIKTVLIAATAMISLNSFSQDLIARQAPIDKKLKSVDSLALQKQIRAEQSEYPALSLYPNWNNQYAHSYGKDVIIPETYTIDLTGFCMPTPSTRITSPFGPRWRRMHNGLDLKVNIGDTIVAAFDGKVRIVKYERRGYGKYIVIRHDNGLETIYGHLSKQIVEENQLVKAGEPIGLGGNTGRSTGSHLHFETRFLGIAINPIYMFDFPNQDIVADTYTFKKAKSYQRGKTGGSHDNQLASDGTIRYHKVKSGDTLSRIAKLRGVSVSTLCKLNRITTKTTLRIGQVLRCS; via the coding sequence ATGAATTTCAATTGTATTAAAACAGTTTTAATCGCCGCGACGGCAATGATCAGCTTGAATTCTTTCTCTCAGGACTTGATCGCCCGCCAGGCTCCCATTGACAAAAAATTAAAATCAGTAGACTCCTTGGCTTTGCAAAAGCAGATTCGTGCTGAGCAATCCGAATATCCGGCATTGAGCCTATACCCGAACTGGAATAACCAGTATGCACATTCTTATGGCAAGGATGTTATTATCCCCGAAACTTATACGATCGATTTGACCGGGTTTTGTATGCCTACACCCAGCACACGTATCACCTCTCCTTTCGGTCCACGTTGGAGACGGATGCATAACGGGCTTGACTTGAAAGTGAACATCGGTGATACCATCGTTGCTGCTTTTGATGGAAAGGTGCGTATCGTGAAATATGAACGTCGTGGATATGGCAAGTACATCGTGATTCGTCATGATAACGGCTTGGAAACCATTTACGGTCATTTGTCAAAACAAATAGTAGAAGAGAATCAATTAGTAAAGGCCGGTGAGCCGATTGGCTTAGGCGGTAATACAGGACGTTCAACAGGATCACATCTGCATTTTGAAACACGTTTTCTCGGGATAGCTATCAATCCCATTTATATGTTCGACTTTCCCAATCAGGACATCGTAGCAGATACTTATACGTTCAAGAAAGCAAAAAGTTACCAGCGCGGCAAGACCGGTGGATCACATGATAACCAGTTGGCTAGTGACGGAACGATCAGATATCATAAGGTAAAGAGTGGCGATACATTGTCTCGTATTGCTAAGTTACGTGGGGTGTCTGTCAGTACTTTGTGCAAGTTAAACCGTATAACGACCAAGACAACTCTCCGTATCGGACAGGTGTTACGTTGCTCTTAA
- a CDS encoding DJ-1 family glyoxalase III, protein MGTVYAFFADGFEEIEAFTAIDTLRRAGLNVEIVSVTPDEIVVGAHDVSVLCDVNFVNCDFQDAELLLLPGGMPGAATLDKHEGLRKLILKFAENNKPIAAICAAPMVLGKLGLLKGRRVTCYPSFEQYLEGAECTNESVVTDGNIITAMGPGAAMDFALAIVEKLVGKDKVDELVEAMCVKR, encoded by the coding sequence ATGGGAACAGTATATGCTTTTTTTGCAGACGGATTTGAAGAAATTGAAGCCTTCACAGCCATTGACACGTTGAGACGTGCGGGATTGAATGTGGAAATAGTGTCTGTGACACCGGATGAGATTGTAGTTGGCGCACACGATGTTTCAGTGCTTTGCGACGTGAACTTTGTGAATTGCGATTTCCAGGATGCCGAGCTGTTGCTTTTACCAGGGGGGATGCCCGGTGCCGCTACACTCGATAAGCACGAAGGATTGCGTAAATTGATCCTGAAGTTTGCAGAAAACAATAAACCGATTGCTGCTATTTGTGCTGCTCCGATGGTATTGGGAAAACTAGGTTTGCTGAAGGGACGTCGCGTTACGTGTTATCCCAGCTTTGAACAATATCTGGAAGGTGCTGAATGTACAAATGAGTCGGTTGTGACGGATGGTAATATCATTACGGCAATGGGGCCGGGTGCGGCTATGGACTTTGCTTTGGCGATAGTAGAAAAGCTTGTCGGTAAAGACAAAGTCGATGAACTGGTAGAGGCAATGTGTGTAAAACGTTGA
- a CDS encoding DUF1599 domain-containing protein, with protein sequence MKDTRQQFEHVIALCRDLFSKKLHDYGAAWRILRPASVTDQIFIKANRIRCIETKGVALIDEGIRSEFIAIVNYGIIGLIQLELGYAESADISNEEAMVLYDKYAKTAFELMLAKNHDYDEAWRSMRVSSYTDLILMKIYRTKQIESLAGDTLVSEGIDANYMDMINYSVFGLIKIEFEG encoded by the coding sequence ATGAAAGATACCAGGCAACAATTTGAACATGTCATAGCCTTATGCCGTGACTTATTTTCCAAGAAGCTGCACGATTACGGTGCTGCATGGCGTATTTTGCGTCCGGCTTCAGTTACTGACCAGATTTTTATCAAGGCCAACCGCATCCGTTGTATCGAGACCAAAGGGGTGGCATTGATCGATGAAGGTATTCGTTCGGAGTTCATTGCCATTGTCAATTACGGTATTATCGGGTTGATCCAGTTGGAATTGGGATATGCCGAATCGGCAGATATCAGCAATGAAGAGGCGATGGTGCTTTATGACAAGTATGCGAAAACCGCCTTTGAATTGATGCTTGCCAAGAATCATGATTATGACGAGGCGTGGCGCAGTATGCGTGTCAGTTCGTATACCGATCTGATCTTGATGAAGATTTATCGCACCAAACAGATAGAGAGTCTTGCAGGCGATACGTTGGTGTCCGAAGGTATTGACGCGAACTACATGGACATGATCAATTATTCCGTGTTTGGGTTAATAAAGATAGAATTTGAAGGTTGA
- a CDS encoding pyridoxine 5'-phosphate synthase, whose product MTRLSVNINKVATLRNARGGDVPNVVKVALDCESFGADGITVHPRPDERHIRKSDVYDLRPLLRTEFNIEGYPSPEFIDLVLKVKPHQVTLVPDSPTQLTSNSGWDTKVNQEFLTEVLDEFNTAGIRTSVFVSADAEMIEYAAKAGADRVELYTEPYASNFPKGPEAAIAPFVEAAKVARKLGIGLNAGHDLSLLNLNYFYKNIPWVDEVSIGHALISDALYLGLERTIQEYKNCLR is encoded by the coding sequence ATGACTAGATTAAGTGTGAACATAAATAAAGTGGCTACTTTAAGAAATGCACGTGGCGGAGATGTTCCGAATGTGGTAAAAGTAGCACTTGACTGTGAGAGTTTTGGTGCTGATGGCATTACGGTTCATCCGCGACCGGACGAACGGCATATCCGTAAATCAGATGTATATGATTTGCGTCCGTTGCTTAGGACTGAATTTAATATAGAAGGCTATCCCTCTCCCGAATTCATAGATCTCGTGTTGAAGGTTAAACCTCATCAGGTAACTTTGGTGCCCGACTCTCCAACGCAGCTTACTTCTAATTCAGGTTGGGATACGAAGGTTAATCAGGAGTTTCTTACAGAAGTGTTGGATGAATTTAATACAGCGGGGATTCGTACTTCCGTATTCGTGTCGGCTGATGCCGAAATGATCGAGTATGCAGCGAAGGCAGGAGCCGACCGGGTTGAGCTTTATACAGAACCTTATGCTTCAAATTTCCCAAAAGGTCCGGAAGCCGCTATCGCCCCGTTTGTAGAAGCTGCCAAGGTGGCGCGTAAACTTGGTATCGGGCTAAATGCAGGCCATGACTTAAGTTTATTGAACTTGAATTACTTTTATAAAAACATTCCTTGGGTCGATGAAGTTTCTATCGGACATGCCTTGATAAGTGATGCACTTTATCTGGGATTGGAACGTACCATTCAGGAATATAAAAATTGTCTTCGCTGA
- a CDS encoding BT_3928 family protein, translating into MKVENLNIILKVWTNVCRFLLAFAFIFSGFVKAVDPLGSQYKIQDYLEAFGMTSWLPSFFPILAAILLSALEFSVGVCMFFGIRKTVTTTLALLIMVFMTPLTLYLALENPVSDCGCFGDAWVLTNWETFGKNIVLLIAAISTFRWKKLILRFITAKTEWLVSLYTILFVFSLSFYCLAHLPILDFRPYKIGKSIPEGMAMPEGAKPSVYETTFVLEKDGVRKEFTLENYPDSTWTFVDTRTVLKEKGYEPPIHDFSLVEQATDEDITDDVLTDMNYTFLLVAHRIENADDSNIDLINEIYDYSVENGYRFYCLTSSPDEEIEIWRDKTGAEYPFCMVDDITLKTMVRSNPGLMLIRNGVILNKWNDADLPDEYELSGKLESLALGKQKQVSDGRTIGYVFLWFAVPLLLVLGLDVLVIKRREKKSEALRRRNARLIRESALNQEESKDDNPV; encoded by the coding sequence TTGAAGGTTGAGAATTTAAATATTATCCTGAAGGTTTGGACAAACGTCTGCCGTTTTCTGCTGGCGTTCGCGTTCATCTTCTCCGGTTTTGTAAAAGCTGTCGATCCATTGGGGTCGCAATACAAGATACAAGACTATCTCGAAGCCTTTGGAATGACCTCTTGGCTACCATCCTTTTTCCCTATATTGGCAGCCATCCTTTTGTCAGCGCTTGAGTTTTCGGTTGGGGTATGTATGTTTTTCGGGATACGGAAAACGGTGACTACCACGCTGGCTCTTTTGATCATGGTCTTCATGACACCGTTGACACTTTATCTGGCATTGGAGAATCCCGTTTCCGATTGTGGCTGTTTTGGTGATGCTTGGGTGTTGACCAACTGGGAGACTTTCGGGAAGAATATCGTGTTACTCATTGCCGCCATATCTACCTTCCGATGGAAAAAACTGATTTTACGTTTTATAACGGCAAAGACGGAATGGCTTGTGTCTTTGTATACCATTTTGTTCGTATTCTCTCTCTCTTTCTATTGCTTGGCACATCTGCCGATTTTGGATTTTCGCCCCTATAAGATAGGAAAGAGCATTCCGGAAGGAATGGCGATGCCGGAGGGTGCAAAGCCAAGCGTCTATGAAACGACTTTTGTCTTAGAAAAAGACGGAGTGAGGAAGGAGTTTACACTTGAGAATTATCCGGACAGTACTTGGACGTTTGTCGATACCCGTACCGTGCTGAAGGAAAAAGGTTACGAACCTCCTATTCACGATTTCTCATTGGTGGAGCAGGCTACGGACGAAGATATTACAGACGATGTGCTGACCGACATGAACTATACCTTCCTGTTGGTGGCGCACAGGATAGAAAATGCCGACGATAGCAATATCGATCTGATAAATGAGATCTATGACTATTCGGTGGAGAACGGATATCGCTTTTATTGCCTGACCTCCTCTCCGGATGAAGAGATAGAGATATGGCGTGACAAGACCGGTGCGGAATATCCGTTTTGCATGGTAGATGATATCACGTTGAAAACGATGGTTCGTTCTAATCCGGGACTGATGCTGATAAGGAACGGAGTCATCCTGAATAAGTGGAATGATGCCGACCTGCCCGATGAGTATGAGTTGTCGGGAAAGCTGGAAAGTCTGGCCTTGGGCAAACAGAAGCAGGTAAGTGACGGAAGGACAATCGGTTATGTATTCCTTTGGTTCGCTGTTCCGTTGTTGTTGGTGCTGGGACTGGACGTTTTGGTGATAAAACGTCGGGAGAAGAAAAGCGAAGCACTCAGAAGGAGAAACGCTCGCCTTATTCGCGAAAGTGCATTAAATCAGGAGGAGTCTAAGGATGATAATCCTGTCTGA